A single Micromonospora sp. CCTCC AA 2012012 DNA region contains:
- a CDS encoding sensor histidine kinase, giving the protein MSGPTTLPESTGAGERNRRRMPRIRDARIRSKLALILVVPVAAVIALAGIRLVSVGEDASDATRIRSLTALSIDISALTQDLHKERMAAATYLALPNQRPDDYNLRVRRTDERIAAYRDERGRLNDLPAAVRDRLKVIDDHLATLNGTRQEVLDRQQMPVAEASLRYGIILTDLVAYGDVLAQQPGAESLAADLRAVAAFSRAKAAVAEEEAVAYTALLAGRVDDERFSSFVATLTGQQEALLTFSRSADPDQRALVDRTVSGDAVTLADRVAGDISRSVGTRPLVRPEEATAAIGAVDDLMRWAEIQLQDGLLADAEQARTDVIRQAVVESLLVLLTLIIAVTLAVVLARSLNHSLRRLREGALAVANHDLPDAVARLQNVNAIGDGGVDEIVRQVRDPIRLTNRDEVGQVAVAFNVVHREAVRVAAEQAALRTSVSAMFLNLARRSQNLVDRMIGELDAIERGEEDPKRLAQLFELDHLATRMRRNDENLLVLAGADSTVPRRDDALLVDVLRAAQSEVELYNRIEFGTVDTDISVAAHAVNDVVRLVAELLDNATRFSPPNTTVVADGRRIRDYVLIQVEDRGLGLTDEQMDSLNRRLAAPPSVDVAAFRLMGLAVVSRLASRYGIRVELRRNVEGGTVAQVTLPNSTVVLPAGRGRDQASLTRPRQPAAVEQTPLTPLGQSDPLVGAGRTATLTEQWRSAAPAAPAPWQAPAEPRETAPAVQFGGTDALPPLPVAPVSAPPVPAQPAFADNGGVSVGTPTVAYSTLPPLPKRTPGSADAPAPMTSAFAAAAPSAAAPSAAAPSAAAAPAAPVLPVGPVAGATAAASPPSVPVAPAAPVLARPALPAEAPIFREMEAVWFRSHGDDATAIFTRPDFDQPPAAAAPQPAAAPAPQPVATPARPPLATRTPGAQADGGGTTQPPPPSYTPPSASPAAPVPPPVTPVSAPPAVDPEAWRTAADEGWNRASKAAEPATAGTTRSGLPKRVPQAQLVPGGIEPKGGRDRSRRTPDEVRGLLSAYHRGVQRGRTAGADLNSTSTKETNR; this is encoded by the coding sequence GTGAGCGGACCTACGACCCTGCCCGAGAGCACCGGCGCGGGAGAGCGGAACCGCCGACGGATGCCCCGGATCCGGGATGCCCGCATCCGCTCCAAGCTCGCCCTCATCCTGGTCGTCCCGGTCGCCGCCGTCATCGCACTGGCAGGTATCCGACTCGTCTCGGTCGGTGAGGACGCCTCCGACGCCACCCGGATCCGGTCCCTGACCGCGCTCTCCATCGACATCTCCGCGCTCACCCAGGACCTGCACAAGGAACGCATGGCGGCGGCGACCTACCTGGCCCTGCCGAACCAGCGCCCGGACGACTACAACCTGCGGGTACGCCGTACCGACGAGCGGATCGCCGCGTACCGCGACGAGCGGGGCCGGCTCAACGACCTGCCCGCGGCGGTGCGCGACCGGCTCAAGGTGATCGACGACCACCTGGCCACCCTCAACGGCACCCGCCAGGAGGTGCTCGACCGGCAGCAGATGCCGGTGGCCGAGGCCAGCCTGCGCTACGGCATCATCCTCACCGACCTGGTCGCCTACGGCGACGTCCTGGCACAGCAGCCCGGCGCGGAGAGCCTCGCGGCCGACCTGCGGGCGGTCGCCGCGTTCAGCCGGGCCAAGGCGGCCGTGGCCGAGGAGGAGGCGGTGGCGTACACCGCGCTCCTCGCCGGCCGGGTCGACGACGAACGGTTCTCCTCCTTCGTCGCCACCCTCACCGGGCAGCAGGAGGCCCTGCTCACCTTCTCCCGCTCCGCCGACCCGGACCAGCGGGCACTGGTCGACCGCACCGTCTCCGGCGACGCGGTCACCCTCGCCGACCGGGTGGCCGGCGACATCTCCCGCTCGGTCGGTACGCGGCCGCTGGTGAGGCCGGAGGAGGCCACCGCCGCGATCGGCGCGGTCGACGACCTGATGCGGTGGGCCGAGATCCAGCTCCAGGACGGTCTCCTCGCCGACGCCGAGCAGGCCCGTACCGACGTGATCCGGCAGGCGGTCGTCGAGTCGCTGCTGGTGCTGCTCACCCTGATCATCGCGGTGACCCTCGCCGTGGTGCTGGCCCGCTCGCTCAACCACTCGCTGCGCCGGCTGCGCGAGGGCGCCCTGGCGGTGGCGAACCACGACCTGCCCGACGCGGTCGCCCGGCTGCAGAACGTCAACGCGATCGGCGACGGCGGCGTGGACGAGATCGTCCGGCAGGTCCGCGACCCGATCCGGCTCACCAACCGGGACGAGGTCGGCCAGGTGGCGGTCGCCTTCAACGTGGTGCACCGGGAGGCCGTCCGGGTCGCCGCCGAACAGGCCGCGCTGCGGACCAGCGTCTCGGCGATGTTCCTCAACCTCGCCCGGCGCAGCCAGAACCTGGTCGACCGGATGATCGGCGAGCTGGACGCGATCGAGCGCGGCGAGGAGGACCCGAAGCGCCTCGCCCAGCTCTTCGAACTCGACCACCTGGCCACCCGGATGCGTCGCAACGACGAGAACCTGCTGGTCCTGGCCGGTGCCGACTCGACCGTGCCGCGCCGCGACGACGCCCTCCTGGTGGACGTGCTGCGGGCCGCCCAGTCCGAGGTGGAGCTCTACAACCGGATCGAGTTCGGCACGGTCGACACCGACATCTCCGTCGCCGCGCACGCCGTCAACGACGTCGTCCGCCTGGTCGCCGAGCTGCTCGACAACGCGACCCGGTTCTCCCCGCCGAACACCACCGTGGTGGCCGACGGCCGCCGGATCCGCGACTACGTGCTGATCCAGGTGGAGGATCGGGGCCTCGGGCTGACCGACGAGCAGATGGACTCCCTCAACCGGCGGCTGGCCGCGCCGCCGAGCGTGGACGTGGCGGCGTTCCGGCTGATGGGTCTGGCCGTGGTGAGCCGGCTCGCCTCCCGCTACGGCATCCGGGTGGAGCTGCGTCGCAACGTCGAGGGCGGCACCGTCGCCCAGGTGACCCTGCCGAACTCCACCGTGGTCCTGCCGGCGGGTCGGGGCCGCGACCAGGCCTCGCTGACCCGGCCGCGGCAGCCGGCGGCCGTCGAGCAGACGCCGCTGACCCCGCTCGGCCAGTCCGACCCGCTGGTCGGCGCCGGTCGTACCGCGACGCTGACCGAGCAGTGGCGCAGCGCGGCACCGGCGGCGCCCGCCCCGTGGCAGGCCCCGGCCGAGCCGCGGGAGACCGCCCCGGCGGTGCAGTTCGGCGGCACCGACGCGCTGCCCCCGCTGCCGGTCGCCCCGGTCTCCGCGCCGCCGGTTCCCGCGCAGCCCGCCTTCGCCGACAACGGCGGGGTCTCGGTGGGCACGCCCACCGTCGCGTACTCCACCCTGCCGCCGCTGCCCAAGCGGACCCCCGGCAGCGCCGACGCCCCCGCCCCGATGACGTCCGCCTTCGCGGCCGCCGCACCGTCGGCTGCCGCACCGTCGGCTGCCGCACCGTCGGCCGCCGCGGCGCCCGCCGCCCCGGTGCTCCCGGTCGGCCCGGTGGCCGGTGCGACCGCCGCCGCCAGCCCGCCGAGCGTGCCCGTGGCGCCGGCCGCCCCGGTCCTGGCCCGGCCGGCCCTCCCGGCCGAGGCGCCGATCTTCCGGGAGATGGAAGCGGTCTGGTTCCGCTCGCACGGCGACGACGCGACGGCCATCTTCACCCGTCCCGACTTCGACCAGCCGCCGGCCGCGGCGGCACCGCAGCCGGCCGCCGCGCCCGCACCGCAGCCGGTCGCGACCCCGGCCCGGCCGCCGCTGGCCACCCGGACCCCGGGCGCCCAGGCGGACGGCGGCGGGACCACCCAGCCGCCACCGCCGTCGTACACTCCGCCGTCGGCGTCGCCCGCCGCCCCCGTACCCCCGCCCGTGACGCCCGTGTCGGCGCCGCCGGCGGTGGATCCGGAGGCCTGGCGGACGGCGGCCGACGAGGGGTGGAACCGGGCGTCGAAGGCCGCCGAGCCGGCGACCGCCGGGACCACCCGCTCCGGGCTGCCGAAGCGGGTGCCGCAGGCGCAGCTCGTGCCCGGCGGCATCGAACCGAAGGGCGGCCGGGACCGCAGCCGGCGCACCCCGGACGAAGTACGCGGCCTGCTCTCCGCCTACCACCGCGGTGTGCAGCGCGGCAGGACGGCCGGCGCGGACCTGAACAGCACCTCGACCAAGGAGACGAACCGATGA
- a CDS encoding roadblock/LC7 domain-containing protein: MNRPAAMQDMGWLLTNFADSVAGIAHVVAVSADGLLLASSRDLPGDRADQLAAITSGVVSLTEGAARMFSAGGVLQTVIEMDSGYLFLMSISDGSSMAVLAARSCDVGQVGYEMALLVERVGAALVPLPRDAVRS; this comes from the coding sequence ATGAACAGGCCAGCGGCCATGCAGGACATGGGTTGGCTGCTCACCAACTTCGCCGACAGCGTGGCGGGCATCGCCCACGTGGTGGCGGTGTCGGCGGACGGGCTGCTGCTCGCGTCCTCGCGGGACCTGCCCGGGGACCGGGCCGACCAGCTCGCCGCCATCACCTCCGGCGTGGTGAGCCTGACCGAGGGTGCCGCGCGGATGTTCAGCGCGGGCGGGGTGCTCCAGACGGTGATCGAGATGGACAGCGGCTACCTGTTCCTCATGTCGATCAGTGACGGCTCCTCGATGGCGGTGCTCGCCGCGCGCAGCTGTGACGTGGGCCAGGTCGGCTACGAGATGGCGCTGCTGGTGGAGCGGGTCGGCGCGGCCCTGGTCCCGCTGCCCCGGGACGCCGTCCGGTCCTGA
- a CDS encoding DUF742 domain-containing protein, whose protein sequence is MDQRRDPRGALVRPYAVTRGRTEPLQDIALEAVLSCTPTQVAESRFAGHDKYRIATVCEGRAQSLAEIAAYTRMPLGVTRVLVADLVAEGLLTLHTAAPAEGFEERMNLLGRVLSGLREL, encoded by the coding sequence ATGGACCAACGGCGGGACCCGCGCGGCGCGCTGGTGCGACCGTACGCGGTCACCCGTGGCCGCACCGAGCCCCTCCAGGACATCGCCCTGGAAGCGGTGCTGTCGTGCACTCCCACCCAGGTCGCCGAGTCCCGCTTCGCCGGGCACGACAAGTACCGCATCGCCACGGTCTGCGAAGGCCGGGCACAGTCGCTGGCGGAGATCGCCGCGTACACCCGGATGCCGCTCGGCGTCACCCGGGTACTGGTCGCCGACCTGGTGGCCGAGGGCCTGCTGACGCTACACACTGCCGCTCCCGCTGAGGGGTTCGAGGAGCGGATGAACCTGCTTGGAAGGGTGCTAAGTGGACTTCGCGAACTATGA
- a CDS encoding GTP-binding protein — protein sequence MDFANYDPAGARRSREIISAKIVVAGGFGVGKTTLVGAISEITPLTTEALMTAAGVGIDDPSKVPGKETTTVAMDFGRITMAQDLILYLFGTPGQTRFWFMWDEIIRGAVGAAVLVDTRRITDAFAPLDYFENRNLPYVVALNRFDGAPQYELEEVREALAISRDVPLVQCDARHRDSVKQVLVTVVEHAMLRLQAEHGRGYPAPVG from the coding sequence GTGGACTTCGCGAACTATGACCCCGCCGGGGCACGCCGCAGCCGGGAGATCATCTCCGCGAAGATCGTCGTCGCGGGTGGCTTCGGCGTGGGCAAGACGACCCTGGTCGGTGCGATCTCCGAGATCACACCGTTGACCACCGAGGCGTTGATGACCGCCGCCGGCGTCGGCATCGACGACCCGTCCAAGGTGCCGGGCAAGGAGACCACCACGGTCGCCATGGACTTCGGCCGGATCACCATGGCGCAGGACCTGATCCTGTACCTGTTCGGCACGCCGGGCCAGACCCGCTTCTGGTTCATGTGGGACGAGATCATCCGGGGTGCGGTGGGCGCGGCCGTGCTGGTCGACACCCGGCGGATCACCGACGCCTTCGCACCGCTGGACTACTTCGAGAACCGCAACCTGCCGTACGTGGTGGCGCTGAACCGGTTCGACGGTGCCCCGCAGTACGAGCTGGAGGAGGTCCGCGAGGCGCTCGCCATCTCGCGCGACGTGCCGCTGGTGCAGTGCGACGCCCGACACCGGGACTCGGTCAAGCAGGTGCTGGTGACGGTCGTCGAGCACGCCATGCTGCGCCTCCAGGCGGAGCACGGCCGGGGCTACCCGGCCCCCGTCGGCTGA
- a CDS encoding uroporphyrinogen-III synthase, whose product MADELAGFTIGVTADRRRDELAALLQRRGARVVLAPALRIVPLADDTDLREATRACLDRPPDVLMANTGIGMRGWLEAAEGWGLAEPLRSVLGRSYVVARGPKARGAIRAAGLHDQWSPDSESCEEVIAHLCRRGVAGQVVAMQLHGDRQPECTEALEAAGATVIEVPVYRWAPPTDPAPLHRLIDLVAGRLVDAVTFTSAPAAEALLRAAGDRTETVLAALRGDVLASCVGAVTAEPLVRRGVPVSAPARARLGALVRQIVDELPRRTVTVKAAGHLLTLRGHAAVVDGELRPLAPAPMAVLRALAATPGRVLSRTALLRTLPRGADEHAVEMAVARLRVGLRAPRVVQTVVKRGYRLRVD is encoded by the coding sequence ATGGCGGACGAACTGGCGGGCTTCACGATCGGGGTGACCGCCGACCGGCGCCGCGACGAGCTGGCCGCGCTGCTCCAGCGGCGCGGCGCCCGGGTGGTGCTCGCCCCCGCCCTGCGGATCGTGCCGCTGGCCGACGACACCGACCTGCGCGAGGCCACCCGGGCCTGCCTGGACCGGCCGCCGGACGTGCTGATGGCGAACACCGGCATCGGGATGCGCGGCTGGCTGGAGGCGGCCGAGGGCTGGGGGCTCGCCGAGCCGCTCCGGTCGGTGCTCGGCCGGTCGTACGTGGTGGCCCGTGGCCCCAAGGCGCGCGGCGCGATCCGGGCCGCCGGGCTGCACGACCAGTGGTCGCCCGACTCGGAGAGCTGCGAGGAGGTGATCGCCCACCTGTGCCGGCGCGGAGTGGCCGGGCAGGTCGTCGCCATGCAGCTGCACGGCGACCGGCAGCCGGAGTGCACCGAGGCGCTGGAGGCGGCCGGGGCGACGGTGATCGAGGTGCCCGTCTACCGGTGGGCCCCGCCGACCGATCCGGCCCCGCTGCACCGGCTGATCGACCTGGTCGCCGGGCGGCTGGTGGACGCGGTGACGTTCACCTCCGCGCCGGCCGCCGAGGCGCTGCTGCGGGCGGCCGGGGACCGTACCGAGACGGTGCTGGCGGCGCTGCGCGGGGACGTGCTGGCCAGCTGCGTCGGCGCGGTCACCGCGGAACCCCTGGTCCGGCGCGGGGTGCCGGTCAGCGCCCCCGCCCGGGCCCGGCTCGGCGCCCTGGTCCGGCAGATCGTCGACGAGCTGCCCCGCCGCACGGTCACCGTCAAGGCGGCCGGGCACCTGCTGACCCTGCGCGGGCACGCCGCCGTGGTCGACGGGGAACTGCGTCCGCTCGCCCCCGCGCCGATGGCGGTGCTGCGGGCGCTCGCCGCCACCCCCGGTCGGGTGCTGTCCCGGACCGCGCTGCTGCGTACGCTGCCGCGCGGCGCTGACGAACACGCGGTGGAGATGGCGGTGGCCCGGCTCCGGGTGGGGTTGCGGGCCCCCCGGGTGGTGCAGACCGTCGTCAAGCGCGGCTACCGGCTCCGGGTCGACTGA
- the nirD gene encoding nitrite reductase small subunit NirD, with product MITLDTLTWTPVCRLDRLDPDRGVAALVDGVQVALFRTGGELYAVDNLDPVGGAYVMSRGIVGSRAGVPTLASPLHKQVYDLRTGRCLDLSGVLLRRHEVRCRDGVVEVRLRQEE from the coding sequence ATGATCACCCTCGACACCCTCACCTGGACGCCGGTCTGCCGGCTGGACCGGCTGGACCCCGACCGGGGCGTCGCCGCGCTGGTCGACGGCGTGCAGGTGGCCCTCTTCCGCACCGGCGGCGAGCTGTACGCGGTGGACAACCTCGACCCGGTCGGCGGCGCGTACGTGATGTCCCGCGGCATCGTCGGCAGCCGGGCCGGCGTGCCCACGCTCGCGTCCCCGCTGCACAAGCAGGTCTACGACCTGCGGACCGGGCGCTGCCTGGACCTCTCCGGCGTGCTGCTGCGCCGGCACGAGGTCCGCTGCCGGGACGGGGTGGTCGAGGTGCGGCTGCGACAGGAGGAGTGA